One Ranitomeya variabilis isolate aRanVar5 chromosome 5, aRanVar5.hap1, whole genome shotgun sequence DNA window includes the following coding sequences:
- the LOC143776890 gene encoding E3 ubiquitin/ISG15 ligase TRIM25-like produces MASAILRDELLCSICLSTFKDPVTLRCGHNFCRVCIDRVLDTQDESGVYSCPECREEFQVRPALTRNINLNNVAERFLVTQQEQEITGICCTYCVDSPVPAVKSCLLCEASLCNKHLRVHSKSPEHVLSDPSTSLEKRKCSVHKKILEYYCTEDAACICVSCSLAGEHRGHQVETLDEASEKKKEKLRNILQKPTTKRKETEERVRSLEERRRKAQEKAAGEAERVTALCTDIRRRVDDLEKKVLSEISRQEKEESLSLSALIHQLEIKKDELSRKMRHIEELCNMTDPLTVLQEPDTGDLCDPEEEGGDEDTGGHDKQPHDGDVLDVAVISHTLHTLCDVISGIRSGIYVEGPADILLDVTTANNNVLISDDLKTATWTQEEQKRPETAERFQYYQVMSRRGFTSGRHYWDVESSRSGGWKVAMCYPSVEIRLKNPFCLPLLRDVYEET; encoded by the coding sequence ATGGCTTCTGCTATTCTGAGAGACGAGCTGCTCTGCTCCATCTGTTTATCTACATTTAAAGATCCTGTAacgctgagatgtggacacaacttctgccgggtctgtattgatcgtgtgctggatacacaggacgagtctggagtttattcctgtcctgaaTGTAGAGAAGAGTTTCAGGTGCGGCCGGCACTGACGAGAAACATAAATCTCAATAATGTCGCAGAACGTTTCCTGGTTACTCAGCAGGAACAAgagatcaccgggatctgctgcacttactgtgtggactctcctgTACCTGCTGTTAAATCCTGTTTACtctgtgaggcttctctgtgtaataaacacctgagggttcacagcaaatcaccagaacacgtcttatctgatcccagcacttctctggagaaaaggaaatgttctgtccataagaagatcctggaatattactgcactgaggacgctgcttgtatctgtgtgtcctgcagtttAGCAGGAGAACATCGGGGACATCAGGTGGAGACGCTGGATGAGGCCTCGGAGAAGAAAAAGGAGAAACTGAGAAATATTCTGCAGAAACCAACCACAAAGAGAAAGGAGACTGAGGAAAGAGTCCGGAGTctggaggagcgcaggagaaaagctcaagaaaaagcagctggagaagctgagagagtcactgccctgtgtacagacatcaggagacgggtggacgacctggagaagaaggtcctgagtgagatctccaggcaggaaaaggaagagtcactgtcactgtctgctctgatccatcagctggaaataaagaaggacgagctgtccaggaagatgagacacattgaggagctgtgtaacatgacggatccactgactgtcttacaggaaccagacaccggtgacttgtgtgatcctgaggaggagggaggtgatgaggacacaggaggacatgataaacagccccatgatggagatgtcctggatgtggctgtgatctcacacacattacacacattatgtgacgtaatatcaggtataaggagcgggatctatgtggagggtcctgcagacatattactggatgtaaccACAGCTAATAATAATGtccttatatcagacgacctgaaaactgcAACCTGGACACAAGAGGAGCAGAAAcgtccagaaacagcagagagattccaATATTATCAGGTGATGAGCAGGAGaggatttacctcaggacgacattactgggatgtggagagCAGTAGATCAGGGGGGTGGAAGGTGGCGATGTGTTATCCcagtgtagagatcagattgaagaatccattttgtcttcctctactcagagacgtatatgaagaaacttga